Proteins found in one Hyalangium gracile genomic segment:
- a CDS encoding hybrid sensor histidine kinase/response regulator, whose amino-acid sequence MNPPSPVPHVPRAEEAERQHLLGLFLQAPGFLCFLRGREFVVELANAAWFQWAGHRDILGKPVRQALPELEAQGWFELLERVFSTREPVVRRGMRVLLRRTPEAAPSEAFADVIHQPIVDAAGACTGILIQGTDVTQRQQEQHEQQEAAERYRALFSSIDDGFCLMQLLFDEAGRPIDYRFLEANAAFEEHTGLKGVVGRSARELVPDLDASWFQLYGKVALTGETVRFENHAPAMGRWFEVYASRVGRPELRQVALVFKNITERKAAEAKLQESEARFRNMADHAPVMLWVTDTRAQCIYLNQQWLSFTGQTAETGLGLGWLEAVHPDDARRAGAIFLAANEKQESFRLEYRLRRKDGEYRWAIDAASPRFGPDGEFLGYIGSVIDITERKQAEEERELLLRREQTARAQAEEANRLKDEFLATVSHELRTPLTAMLGWVQMLRSGMLTEDKRDRALATVERNARSQAQLIEDLLDVSRILAGKLKLEVEFVDVGSVVEAAMETVRPAAEAKGIRLQVALDSTCSIMGDAARLQQVVWNLLSNAVKFTPKGGRVQVLVERRDSSVEVTVADTGRGIPQDFLPHVFERFRQAEGGTTRQAGGLGLGLSIVRHLVEAQGGTVSAASDGEGQGATFVVRLPLSVARRREPLVPPTLRAEVEKAGLLCPPELEGLRVLVVDDEADTRELLRTMISGCKARVRTAASVAEGLRALQEEMPDVLVSDIGMPEEDGYSFIRKVRALAPAGAGQLPAVALTAYARVEDRTRALLAGFQSHVPKPVEPLELLAVLASLAGRVGGT is encoded by the coding sequence ATGAACCCGCCGTCTCCGGTCCCGCATGTCCCACGCGCCGAGGAAGCCGAGCGACAGCACCTGCTCGGACTCTTCCTCCAGGCGCCTGGATTCCTGTGCTTTCTGCGCGGCAGGGAGTTCGTCGTCGAGCTCGCCAATGCCGCCTGGTTCCAGTGGGCGGGCCACCGCGACATCCTGGGCAAGCCGGTGCGCCAGGCCCTGCCCGAGCTGGAGGCCCAGGGGTGGTTCGAGCTGCTCGAGCGTGTCTTCTCCACCCGGGAGCCTGTCGTCCGCCGGGGCATGAGGGTGCTCCTGCGGCGCACGCCCGAAGCCGCGCCGAGCGAGGCCTTCGCCGATGTCATCCACCAGCCCATCGTCGACGCCGCCGGAGCGTGCACGGGAATCCTCATCCAGGGCACCGACGTCACCCAGCGGCAGCAGGAGCAGCACGAGCAGCAGGAGGCGGCGGAGCGCTATCGCGCGCTCTTCTCATCCATCGATGACGGCTTCTGCCTCATGCAGCTCCTCTTCGACGAAGCGGGCCGCCCCATCGACTACCGCTTCCTGGAGGCGAACGCCGCGTTCGAGGAGCACACGGGGCTGAAGGGCGTCGTGGGCAGGTCGGCCCGCGAGCTCGTTCCCGACCTGGACGCGTCCTGGTTCCAGCTCTACGGCAAGGTGGCCCTCACCGGAGAAACCGTGCGCTTCGAGAACCATGCTCCCGCGATGGGCCGCTGGTTCGAGGTGTACGCCAGCCGCGTGGGCAGGCCCGAGCTGCGCCAGGTGGCGCTCGTGTTCAAGAACATCACCGAGCGCAAGGCGGCGGAGGCGAAGCTGCAGGAGAGCGAGGCCCGCTTTCGCAACATGGCGGACCACGCGCCCGTCATGCTCTGGGTGACGGACACCCGGGCCCAGTGCATCTACCTCAATCAGCAGTGGCTGTCCTTCACGGGGCAGACGGCCGAGACGGGCCTGGGCCTGGGGTGGCTCGAGGCCGTCCATCCGGACGACGCCCGGAGAGCGGGGGCCATCTTCCTGGCCGCCAACGAGAAGCAGGAGTCGTTCCGGCTCGAGTACCGCCTGCGCCGCAAGGACGGCGAGTACCGGTGGGCCATCGACGCGGCGAGCCCTCGCTTCGGGCCCGACGGGGAGTTCCTGGGCTACATCGGCAGCGTCATCGACATCACCGAGCGCAAGCAGGCCGAGGAGGAGCGCGAGCTGCTGCTGCGGCGCGAGCAGACCGCGCGCGCGCAGGCGGAGGAGGCCAACCGCCTCAAGGATGAGTTCCTCGCCACCGTCTCCCATGAGCTGCGCACGCCCCTGACGGCCATGCTCGGCTGGGTGCAGATGTTGCGCTCGGGGATGCTGACGGAGGACAAGCGCGACAGGGCGCTGGCGACGGTCGAGCGCAACGCCCGCTCCCAGGCCCAGCTCATCGAGGACCTGCTCGACGTCAGCCGCATCCTCGCGGGCAAGCTCAAGCTGGAGGTGGAGTTCGTGGACGTGGGGAGCGTGGTGGAGGCGGCGATGGAGACGGTGCGCCCCGCGGCCGAGGCCAAGGGCATCCGCCTGCAGGTCGCGCTCGACTCCACGTGCAGCATCATGGGGGATGCCGCGCGGCTGCAGCAGGTGGTGTGGAACCTGCTGTCCAACGCGGTGAAGTTCACTCCCAAGGGCGGCCGGGTGCAGGTGCTGGTGGAGCGGCGCGACTCTTCGGTGGAAGTCACCGTGGCGGACACGGGCCGAGGCATCCCCCAGGACTTCCTGCCGCACGTCTTCGAGCGCTTCCGCCAGGCGGAAGGGGGCACGACGCGCCAGGCGGGCGGGCTGGGCCTGGGCCTGTCCATCGTCAGGCACCTGGTGGAGGCGCAGGGCGGCACGGTCAGCGCCGCCAGCGACGGGGAGGGCCAGGGCGCCACCTTCGTCGTGCGCCTGCCGCTGTCGGTGGCGCGGCGGCGGGAGCCCCTCGTGCCTCCCACCTTGCGAGCGGAGGTGGAGAAGGCCGGCCTGCTCTGTCCGCCGGAGCTCGAGGGGCTGCGGGTGCTCGTCGTGGACGACGAGGCGGACACGCGCGAGCTGCTGCGCACCATGATCTCGGGCTGCAAGGCCCGGGTGCGCACGGCCGCGTCCGTGGCGGAGGGGCTGCGGGCCCTCCAGGAGGAGATGCCGGACGTGCTCGTCTCGGACATCGGCATGCCGGAGGAGGACGGGTACTCCTTCATCCGCAAGGTCCGAGCGCTCGCCCCGGCCGGCGCGGGCCAACTGCCCGCCGTGGCCCTGACGGCCTATGCTCGGGTGGAGGACAGGACGCGCGCGTTGCTGGCCGGCTTCCAGAGCCACGTGCCCAAGCCCGTGGAGCCCCTCGAGCTGCTGGCGGTGCTGGCCTCGCTCGCCGGGAGGGTGGGGGGCACGTGA
- a CDS encoding MFS transporter has translation MAFTDELVTGVVPAGAPELLSTFELTPARAAGWTLVAFQVLGAVLEPPLLALAHGRRERRMRSAGLWLMALTMLAAALAPSYWLLLVALMLYGLASGLGVNLAQAALVSGNPGRSEVVLARWSLLGLIGDLLAPAALAVSVALGLGWRGALLAVGALATVQALAALRAPGAGGDTSQAPDVTVRESLRAIVRSRPLLAWSLVTVLCGLMDEVLVAFGALSLSERLGTDATGRAAILSAWVLGGLLGSVLLERLASRFRPSTLLAVSGLGCAAAYSAWLAASTWLTSAVTLGVAGVFAAAHYPLLRARAFAAMPERPNVVLAAGSLFSALELTLPLLVGAVADGPGLFAAMLVLLAQPLGVVLAAAAAHRGERARAGAPPPPSAEG, from the coding sequence GTGGCGTTCACCGACGAGCTCGTCACCGGTGTGGTGCCCGCCGGTGCGCCGGAGCTCCTGAGCACCTTCGAGCTGACGCCTGCGCGGGCCGCGGGCTGGACGCTGGTGGCCTTCCAGGTGCTCGGCGCGGTGCTGGAGCCCCCGCTGCTGGCGCTGGCGCATGGCCGTCGCGAGCGGCGGATGCGGTCGGCGGGGCTCTGGCTCATGGCGCTCACCATGCTGGCGGCGGCGCTGGCGCCCTCGTACTGGCTGCTCCTGGTGGCGCTGATGCTCTATGGGCTGGCCAGCGGGCTGGGAGTGAACCTGGCACAGGCGGCGCTCGTCTCCGGGAACCCGGGACGGAGCGAGGTGGTGCTCGCGCGGTGGTCGCTGCTGGGGCTCATCGGCGATCTGCTCGCCCCTGCCGCGTTGGCCGTCTCGGTGGCGCTGGGCCTGGGCTGGCGGGGCGCGCTGCTGGCGGTGGGGGCGCTGGCGACGGTTCAGGCCCTGGCGGCGCTGCGAGCACCGGGAGCGGGAGGGGACACGAGCCAGGCGCCAGACGTCACCGTGCGCGAGTCCCTGCGAGCCATCGTCCGGAGCCGACCGCTCCTGGCCTGGTCGTTGGTGACGGTGCTGTGCGGGCTGATGGACGAGGTGCTCGTCGCGTTCGGAGCGCTCTCCCTGAGCGAGCGCCTGGGCACGGATGCCACCGGTCGGGCCGCCATCCTCTCGGCCTGGGTGCTGGGGGGACTGCTCGGCTCGGTGCTGCTCGAGCGCCTGGCATCGCGCTTCCGGCCCTCCACGCTGCTGGCCGTCTCGGGGCTGGGCTGCGCCGCCGCGTACTCGGCGTGGCTGGCCGCGAGCACCTGGCTCACCAGCGCGGTGACGCTCGGAGTGGCGGGGGTGTTCGCGGCGGCCCACTACCCGCTGCTGCGGGCCCGAGCCTTCGCGGCCATGCCGGAGCGGCCGAACGTGGTGCTGGCGGCGGGCTCGCTGTTCAGCGCGCTGGAGCTCACGTTGCCCCTCCTCGTCGGAGCGGTGGCGGACGGCCCCGGCCTCTTCGCGGCGATGCTCGTCCTGCTCGCCCAGCCCCTGGGAGTGGTGCTGGCGGCGGCCGCTGCCCACCGGGGCGAGCGTGCCCGCGCGGGGGCGCCGCCACCTCCTTCCGCTGAAGGGTGA
- the sitI6 gene encoding SitI6 family double-CXXCG motif immunity protein — MGAARCGAMANVSDWWGRGGLEYPCVDLSGLPRHELKKLSDSWPIPREELSRLRQLVSPLAPRDAVLEPGARFGPLTGSGSGSFGQLFMQDPWSLYARREAFERLQGAGLRGLLGCPLQVRFRGKHPPELLELQLELRGRFHPDCLPVDRKPPCPTCGNDFLKLPEHPVLAIESLPTALDVFRLAAWSTLIIVTERWVDAARALDLDGLIFEELDIR, encoded by the coding sequence GTGGGGGCTGCCAGGTGTGGAGCCATGGCCAACGTGTCGGACTGGTGGGGGCGTGGGGGGCTCGAATACCCATGCGTGGACCTCTCGGGATTACCGCGCCACGAGCTGAAGAAGTTGTCGGACTCATGGCCCATACCGCGCGAAGAACTGTCTCGGCTGCGTCAGCTCGTGAGCCCGCTTGCACCCCGAGACGCTGTCCTCGAGCCAGGGGCGAGGTTCGGCCCGCTGACGGGCTCCGGCTCGGGCTCCTTTGGCCAGCTCTTCATGCAGGACCCGTGGTCGCTCTATGCACGGCGCGAAGCCTTCGAGCGACTCCAGGGAGCGGGCCTACGTGGGCTCCTGGGCTGTCCGCTTCAGGTACGCTTCCGAGGCAAGCACCCACCCGAGCTGCTGGAGCTGCAGCTGGAACTGCGAGGCCGGTTCCATCCCGACTGCCTCCCGGTAGACCGCAAGCCCCCGTGCCCCACCTGTGGGAACGACTTCTTGAAGCTTCCTGAACACCCAGTCCTTGCGATCGAGTCGCTACCCACGGCGCTGGACGTGTTTCGGCTTGCTGCATGGTCGACGCTCATCATCGTCACCGAGCGCTGGGTGGATGCTGCACGGGCGCTGGATTTGGACGGATTGATCTTCGAGGAACTGGATATCCGCTGA
- a CDS encoding HupE/UreJ family protein: MKRHAAWLLLAVVLGSPAPVAAHQFAPALLSLEEVSASDIEVSWKQPIVRVQGSQLRPVLPIACTGVGAPAVRKEGTGMRATWRLRCPEGLAGKTVGVEGIASSQADVLLRITLRDGRQLRQVLTAKAPSFEVRAGSGRLGVLRDYATLGVEHILTGWDHLLFVLGLVLLVGWGSRLLWTVTAFTLGHSVTLGLASLGLVTVPQAPMEAAIALSIYVLAVELTRRREGQRTFTQRAPWLVASGFGLLHGLGFAGALSEVGLPPAEIPLSLFSFNAGIELGQLVFISAVLLLTAALRRLPITWPKGATAAPAYAIGILAAFWFFERVAGL, translated from the coding sequence ATGAAGCGCCACGCGGCGTGGCTCCTGCTGGCCGTCGTGCTGGGCTCGCCAGCCCCGGTGGCGGCCCACCAGTTCGCGCCCGCGCTCCTGTCGCTGGAGGAGGTCTCGGCCAGCGACATCGAGGTGAGCTGGAAGCAGCCCATCGTCCGCGTGCAGGGCAGCCAGCTGCGGCCCGTGCTGCCCATCGCGTGTACGGGTGTCGGCGCTCCGGCGGTGCGGAAGGAGGGCACCGGCATGCGGGCGACCTGGCGGCTCCGCTGCCCAGAGGGCCTGGCTGGCAAGACGGTGGGCGTGGAGGGCATCGCCTCGAGCCAGGCCGACGTGCTCCTGCGCATCACCCTGCGCGATGGCCGCCAGCTGCGCCAGGTGCTGACCGCCAAGGCTCCCAGCTTCGAGGTGCGCGCCGGCAGCGGTCGCCTGGGCGTCCTCCGCGACTATGCGACGCTGGGAGTCGAGCACATCCTGACCGGGTGGGATCACCTGCTCTTCGTGCTCGGCCTCGTGCTCCTCGTTGGGTGGGGCTCCAGGCTGCTCTGGACGGTCACCGCCTTCACCCTGGGGCACAGCGTCACCCTCGGGCTCGCGTCGCTCGGGCTGGTGACGGTGCCGCAGGCGCCCATGGAGGCCGCGATCGCCCTGAGCATCTACGTGCTCGCCGTGGAGCTCACCCGGCGGCGGGAAGGCCAGAGGACCTTCACCCAGCGGGCGCCCTGGCTCGTCGCGAGCGGCTTCGGCCTCCTCCACGGGCTCGGCTTCGCCGGCGCCCTGAGCGAGGTCGGCCTCCCTCCGGCGGAGATCCCGCTCTCCCTGTTCTCCTTCAATGCGGGCATCGAGCTGGGACAGCTCGTCTTCATCTCTGCCGTCCTGCTCCTCACCGCGGCGCTCCGGAGGCTCCCGATCACCTGGCCGAAGGGAGCCACGGCCGCTCCGGCCTACGCCATCGGCATCCTCGCGGCCTTCTGGTTCTTCGAGAGGGTCGCCGGACTGTAG
- a CDS encoding peptidylprolyl isomerase encodes MSRWLRSPALHMLALGALLFGATRLPGLGPLHKKPRIEIAAHRVQQMYRDFVDQNVRPPTREEWQQILDVQIDDEVLFQYALALGMQENSAAQARLAQIADFVEANPHGSPEEGAKAALALGLHEGDLVVRRILTDSARRLIRSVVLLQEPRQELVEQFFAANAEEYTRPAQVRLSHVAINGFKWPDTEARARALLSRIRQEALSHRDALALADESLVPPSLPLTTEQSLEGEFGRDFATAVMKLPPGQWSEPIPSRYGHHLVFVHERLEAALPPLAEVRDTVQRRLLEKLADEWLMLRLRELRAEYDIVLPERGS; translated from the coding sequence ATGTCACGCTGGTTGAGATCCCCCGCGCTGCACATGCTGGCGCTCGGGGCGCTGCTCTTCGGCGCCACCAGGCTCCCGGGCCTGGGCCCGCTCCACAAGAAGCCGCGCATCGAGATCGCCGCGCACCGCGTCCAGCAGATGTACCGAGACTTCGTGGATCAGAACGTCCGTCCCCCCACCCGGGAGGAGTGGCAGCAGATCCTTGACGTTCAGATTGATGACGAGGTGCTCTTCCAGTACGCGCTCGCGCTCGGAATGCAGGAGAACTCGGCCGCGCAGGCGCGGCTGGCGCAGATCGCCGACTTCGTCGAGGCCAACCCCCACGGCTCGCCGGAGGAGGGGGCCAAGGCGGCCCTGGCGCTCGGGCTCCATGAGGGTGATCTCGTGGTGCGGCGCATCCTTACCGACAGCGCACGCCGGCTCATCCGTTCGGTGGTGCTCCTGCAGGAGCCGCGGCAGGAGCTGGTCGAGCAATTCTTCGCGGCCAACGCCGAGGAGTATACCCGCCCGGCGCAGGTCCGCCTCTCGCACGTGGCGATCAACGGCTTCAAGTGGCCGGACACCGAGGCGCGGGCGCGCGCGCTGCTGTCACGCATCCGCCAGGAGGCGCTGAGCCACAGGGACGCCCTCGCTCTCGCCGACGAGTCCCTCGTGCCGCCGAGCCTGCCGCTCACCACCGAGCAGAGCCTGGAGGGCGAGTTCGGCCGGGACTTTGCCACCGCGGTGATGAAGCTGCCCCCGGGACAGTGGTCCGAGCCCATCCCCTCGCGCTACGGCCACCACCTCGTCTTCGTGCACGAGCGCCTGGAGGCCGCCCTGCCGCCGCTCGCCGAGGTGCGGGACACCGTCCAGCGACGGTTGCTGGAGAAGCTGGCGGACGAGTGGCTCATGCTGCGCCTGCGGGAGCTGCGCGCGGAGTACGACATCGTCCTGCCGGAGCGCGGCTCATGA
- a CDS encoding DUF3604 domain-containing protein: protein MPRSLCLVVTVQWLACAGLALESTAAHAGPPPSKPAFEVTEAQDQPRCSDYTPQRRALFGATHLHTGLSFDASIRFIDYASGNSPRGAYRFAKRLAPIVLPEPSGRQGGKPLAGGPSRTPMIDRAIDWGAVTDHAEHFGLMGLCKGFLDKKGQEIPEEFSLECRMINHWFYEPKDSINPKEGVTLSGSAFTQLTYASLGAVSRNTRVPLCEYDSKRCDEAELSVWGEIQRAANEEYDRCKFTTFIAYENTSSPLGNNWHRNVIFRNDRVVTRPVTAIDMAVEPNPDPLQTPVSAIGGVVKDAKRAWPVPAGTPSHHPLPQPFWNKLEEDCLKGQSLTSGSGTRCDFITIPHNTNLGGGSALFPPLFLDPYNSDDAKRHQQMEPLVEIYQDKGSSECRYDPRFLAGTDTIDEQCAFELLDSKLLNSVAGATGAEGGGPSAPSTWGSRSYVRNIWKDGIQYAAKGTFGGVNPFKMGVVAATDSHTGVMGWTPENEQWPGHSGIKDVWPMSSASSIQESSGGHSVVWAEENSRDSIFEALKRKETYGTSGTRIVVRFFGGWDFPTDACERDFVQLGYSGGVPMGGDLRRPPSGKQGPTFITAAWADDVLKTNLQQIQIIKGWVTADGREHERVFTVAGQDESALNQQSLIDPVTCKPKPDRGASRLCGVWRDPTFNPNEHAFYYVRVLEEPVCRYSTLWCRKWIGVDPLDTSRCQKSLDALKTGTPEQRLKADHGAMCCSNQLTDTFVQPVIQERAWTSPIWYEPKK from the coding sequence ATGCCTCGCTCTCTCTGCCTCGTCGTGACGGTCCAGTGGCTCGCCTGCGCCGGCCTGGCGCTCGAGTCCACCGCTGCCCACGCCGGGCCGCCCCCGTCCAAGCCGGCCTTCGAGGTCACCGAGGCGCAGGACCAGCCGCGCTGCAGCGACTACACGCCGCAACGGCGGGCGCTCTTCGGAGCGACGCACCTGCACACGGGCCTGTCCTTCGACGCGAGCATCCGCTTCATCGACTATGCATCCGGCAACAGCCCCCGCGGGGCCTACCGCTTCGCGAAGCGGCTGGCGCCCATCGTGTTGCCCGAGCCCTCGGGGCGGCAGGGTGGCAAGCCGCTCGCCGGCGGGCCGAGCCGAACGCCGATGATCGATCGCGCCATCGACTGGGGCGCGGTCACCGACCACGCCGAGCACTTCGGTCTGATGGGGCTCTGCAAGGGCTTCCTCGACAAGAAAGGACAGGAGATCCCCGAGGAGTTCTCGCTCGAGTGCCGGATGATCAACCATTGGTTCTACGAGCCGAAGGATTCCATCAACCCCAAGGAGGGGGTCACGCTCTCGGGCTCAGCCTTCACCCAGCTCACCTACGCCAGCCTCGGCGCGGTCAGCAGGAACACGCGGGTGCCACTGTGCGAATACGACTCCAAGCGGTGCGACGAGGCCGAGCTGAGCGTCTGGGGGGAGATACAGCGCGCCGCCAACGAGGAATACGACCGCTGCAAGTTCACCACCTTCATCGCCTACGAGAACACCTCCAGCCCGCTCGGAAACAACTGGCATCGCAACGTCATCTTCCGCAACGACCGAGTGGTCACCCGGCCGGTGACCGCCATTGACATGGCGGTGGAGCCCAACCCCGACCCCCTCCAGACGCCCGTCAGCGCCATTGGCGGCGTGGTGAAGGACGCCAAGCGCGCCTGGCCGGTGCCGGCGGGCACTCCGTCTCACCACCCGCTGCCGCAGCCATTCTGGAACAAGCTCGAGGAGGACTGCCTGAAGGGCCAGAGCCTCACCAGCGGTTCGGGCACGCGCTGCGACTTCATCACCATCCCGCACAACACCAACCTCGGCGGCGGGAGCGCGCTGTTCCCTCCTCTGTTCCTCGACCCGTACAACTCCGACGACGCCAAGCGCCACCAGCAGATGGAGCCGCTCGTCGAGATCTACCAGGACAAGGGCAGCAGCGAGTGCCGCTACGACCCGCGCTTCCTCGCAGGCACCGACACCATCGATGAGCAGTGCGCCTTCGAGCTCCTGGACAGCAAGTTGCTCAACTCTGTCGCGGGCGCGACGGGGGCAGAGGGCGGCGGCCCCAGCGCGCCCAGCACCTGGGGCTCGCGCTCGTACGTGCGCAACATCTGGAAGGACGGCATCCAGTACGCGGCCAAGGGGACGTTCGGGGGCGTCAACCCTTTCAAGATGGGCGTGGTGGCCGCCACCGACTCGCACACCGGCGTGATGGGCTGGACCCCGGAGAACGAGCAGTGGCCCGGGCACTCAGGCATCAAGGACGTCTGGCCGATGTCGAGCGCCTCATCGATCCAGGAGAGCAGCGGTGGCCACTCGGTGGTGTGGGCGGAGGAGAACTCGCGGGACTCGATCTTCGAGGCGCTCAAGCGGAAAGAGACCTACGGCACCAGCGGCACGCGCATCGTCGTGCGCTTCTTCGGCGGCTGGGACTTCCCCACCGACGCCTGCGAGCGGGACTTCGTCCAGCTCGGCTACAGCGGCGGCGTGCCCATGGGCGGTGACCTGCGGCGGCCCCCCTCCGGCAAACAGGGCCCCACCTTCATCACCGCCGCCTGGGCCGACGACGTCCTCAAGACAAACCTCCAGCAGATCCAGATCATCAAGGGCTGGGTCACCGCTGACGGCCGTGAACACGAGAGAGTCTTCACAGTGGCGGGTCAAGACGAGAGCGCCCTCAATCAGCAATCGCTGATCGATCCCGTCACATGCAAGCCGAAGCCGGACCGAGGCGCCTCTCGCCTGTGCGGCGTGTGGAGGGACCCTACGTTCAACCCGAACGAGCACGCCTTCTACTACGTCCGCGTGCTCGAGGAGCCCGTCTGCCGCTACAGCACCCTGTGGTGCCGGAAGTGGATCGGCGTGGATCCGCTCGACACCTCGCGATGCCAGAAGTCCCTCGACGCGCTGAAGACGGGCACGCCGGAGCAGCGGCTCAAGGCGGATCACGGCGCCATGTGCTGCTCGAATCAGCTCACCGACACCTTCGTCCAGCCGGTGATCCAGGAGCGCGCCTGGACCTCACCCATCTGGTACGAGCCCAAGAAGTAG
- a CDS encoding RDD family protein — translation MWPWGQKSRDEYQFICPLCDQSAPRRKAELLYGHKVCRRCSASFTNRRAGAWIADRALFIGLGVLCLAALTPVDPTAGQAAFMVVGWAAFPFRDGFRGRSPGKALFGLHVVSEGDGQAIDWVRSLGRHFIFFVPFTTIIAAFQISQGKRIGDGLANTRVVWSRHASSRVFTR, via the coding sequence ATGTGGCCATGGGGCCAGAAGTCGCGTGACGAGTATCAGTTCATCTGCCCCCTTTGCGACCAGTCCGCTCCGCGTCGCAAGGCAGAGCTCCTGTACGGCCATAAGGTCTGTCGCCGCTGCAGTGCCAGCTTCACCAACCGGCGTGCCGGCGCGTGGATTGCCGACCGAGCGCTCTTCATTGGCCTGGGAGTGCTGTGCCTGGCGGCGCTGACTCCCGTCGACCCAACGGCGGGTCAGGCTGCGTTCATGGTGGTTGGCTGGGCCGCCTTCCCATTTCGCGACGGTTTCCGCGGCCGCTCCCCGGGCAAGGCGCTCTTCGGGCTCCACGTCGTCTCGGAGGGCGATGGCCAGGCCATCGACTGGGTGCGCTCACTGGGCCGGCACTTCATCTTCTTCGTGCCGTTCACGACGATCATCGCGGCGTTCCAGATATCGCAGGGGAAGAGAATCGGTGATGGCCTGGCGAACACGCGCGTCGTGTGGTCGCGCCATGCCTCCTCGCGGGTGTTCACCCGCTAG
- a CDS encoding alpha/beta hydrolase family protein: MTNPTLLSEPQPIIGREWSKDSSPERRRLLGLARDALLFIDATGQRYRFEDFRQRPGAAAPPQPEGTESLRERLRKAVEFFTQLRDEPESSAEKARIQVILDALHFISSAGQYGAFEEYLAHVEAGGPPYVMAAFATQEEAQAWLEQRPLPPDSASILIANTYHEVVHDDQVPGFRLPRSRALEYYLAELQKEHPPRAATSFGSLDEASAWLQSQSDPPSWAWVLIAGEFYLAAHYRNIHHRALYPLSISRGHEEGE, from the coding sequence ATGACGAACCCCACGCTTCTTTCGGAACCTCAGCCCATCATCGGAAGGGAGTGGAGCAAGGACTCGTCACCTGAGCGGCGACGGCTCCTTGGACTGGCACGCGACGCGCTCCTCTTCATTGACGCCACTGGCCAGAGGTATCGCTTCGAGGACTTCCGCCAAAGGCCAGGGGCTGCTGCTCCGCCTCAACCCGAGGGGACCGAGAGCCTCAGGGAGCGCCTGCGCAAGGCGGTGGAGTTCTTCACGCAGCTCCGCGACGAGCCAGAATCTTCCGCGGAGAAAGCGCGGATCCAGGTCATTCTTGACGCGCTTCACTTCATCTCCTCGGCGGGACAATACGGCGCGTTCGAAGAATACCTTGCGCATGTCGAGGCTGGCGGGCCTCCTTATGTCATGGCTGCATTTGCTACCCAGGAGGAGGCGCAGGCGTGGCTCGAGCAACGCCCCCTGCCCCCTGACTCCGCCAGCATCTTGATTGCCAATACGTATCACGAGGTTGTCCATGACGACCAGGTACCGGGCTTCCGCCTGCCACGAAGCCGCGCCCTCGAGTACTACCTTGCCGAACTCCAGAAGGAGCATCCGCCCAGAGCGGCTACGTCATTCGGAAGCCTGGATGAGGCATCTGCCTGGCTGCAATCACAATCCGACCCACCCAGCTGGGCGTGGGTGTTGATTGCGGGCGAGTTCTACCTCGCTGCCCATTATCGCAACATCCATCACCGAGCCCTCTATCCGCTCTCCATCTCCAGGGGCCATGAGGAGGGAGAGTAA
- a CDS encoding IS5 family transposase — MPEELWEKIEPLLPPRPEHPLGCHNPRVPDRSAMEAILLVLRTGMQWQALKATGICHPSSAYRRFREWLAAGVFHAFWRLGLLAYDALVGIDWQWMSLDGAMTKAPLGGQKTGPNPTDRGKKGTKRSVLTDRRGVPVGVVVAGANVNDHKLLQATFDSVPVPRPKPEKGAVQHLCVDAAYDCNEVRRWGDKFRLRLHIRPRRPPAKVPKKSHRKKARRWVVERAHSWMNRFRRILIRWEKREDTFLAMLHLALGLITWFYALPAS; from the coding sequence ATGCCGGAGGAGTTGTGGGAGAAGATCGAGCCCCTGCTCCCCCCTCGGCCCGAACATCCTCTGGGGTGTCATAACCCACGAGTGCCGGATCGTTCGGCGATGGAGGCCATCCTGCTGGTTCTGCGCACGGGGATGCAGTGGCAAGCGCTGAAGGCCACAGGCATCTGCCACCCGTCCTCAGCCTATCGACGGTTCCGTGAATGGTTGGCAGCAGGAGTCTTCCACGCGTTTTGGCGCCTGGGACTGCTGGCGTACGACGCTCTGGTGGGCATCGACTGGCAGTGGATGAGCCTGGACGGAGCGATGACCAAGGCCCCGCTGGGTGGGCAGAAGACCGGCCCCAACCCGACCGACCGCGGCAAGAAGGGCACCAAGAGGAGTGTACTGACCGATAGGCGCGGAGTCCCCGTAGGGGTGGTCGTCGCGGGCGCCAACGTCAACGACCACAAACTGCTGCAAGCCACGTTCGATTCGGTGCCGGTCCCTCGTCCCAAGCCTGAAAAGGGGGCCGTCCAGCACCTGTGCGTGGACGCCGCCTACGACTGCAACGAGGTGCGGCGCTGGGGTGACAAGTTCCGCCTGCGCCTGCACATTCGCCCGCGTCGTCCCCCGGCCAAGGTCCCCAAGAAGAGCCACCGCAAGAAAGCGCGCCGCTGGGTGGTGGAACGCGCTCATTCGTGGATGAACCGTTTCCGCAGAATCCTCATCCGCTGGGAGAAACGCGAAGACACCTTCCTGGCCATGCTTCACTTGGCCCTCGGCCTCATCACCTGGTTCTACGCACTGCCAGCCTCGTAG
- a CDS encoding phage antirepressor KilAC domain-containing protein, whose amino-acid sequence MIDAGGAVSLRNTVKVLKVPERQFIAQLLAWQVLHREKDRQLCANTEYAAAAYFASAFRPVLNLARAHAPVSLPRGSREP is encoded by the coding sequence CTGATTGACGCGGGCGGCGCGGTGAGCCTGCGCAACACGGTCAAGGTGCTGAAGGTGCCGGAGCGGCAGTTCATAGCGCAGTTGCTCGCATGGCAGGTGCTGCACCGGGAGAAGGACCGGCAGCTGTGCGCGAACACCGAGTACGCGGCTGCGGCCTACTTCGCCTCCGCCTTCCGCCCGGTACTCAACCTCGCCAGGGCACACGCTCCTGTCAGCCTCCCACGAGGTTCTCGTGAGCCTTAG